The following are from one region of the Salvia hispanica cultivar TCC Black 2014 chromosome 1, UniMelb_Shisp_WGS_1.0, whole genome shotgun sequence genome:
- the LOC125193948 gene encoding calmodulin-binding protein 60 A-like has translation MYNRAVSQRIPVTEDLIRRMAIERLQSAEERLLSEGTRNEFPEKRSLQLKFLDNKVADTMTGKELKGLKGECLQLALLDPYGHTVTCGPGSSAKVEILLLEDNGDGDERNMTPGKFERSIIQTADKKRPHFSPKSVDYILLKYGVVDLNDIKLGHDKDWRRSCSCRLGARSAQNLEGTTVQEAWTAPFKVKDKRAKQYVKFLCPYLTSEVWRLKGIDRNGKRHDRLKKKYIETVQDFLFWLHVNPDELQKTILRVNGRIWDTILSNAQSCKIDCTKMFCHKSSTEPQRCVIYDCVGNLKGEMMDSQFVGIDNLSAARKVDALKLLRSVLQRASALYDDENEFTYPITSTICDYEPLGSGERGVVSNPDPQFTPLHISELGSESASGGEMVVGSKEIATFLRSVSYDDENEFPHTNTSTVCEYVPSDPLGSRETGEVSNPVHPSY, from the exons ATGTATAACCGAGCGGTTAGCCAAAGAATTCCAGTTACTGAAGATCTAATTCGTAGAATG GCAATAGAGAGACTACAATCAGCTGAAGAGAGGCTTTTGAGTGAAGGGACTCG GAATGAGTTTCCCGAGAAAAGAAGCTTACAGCTGAAGTTCTTAGATAATAAAGTAGCCGATACTATGACAGGGAAGGAGCTTAAAGGGTTAAAAGGTGAGTGCCTGCAGTTGGCTCTGCTTGATCCGTACGGGCATACTGTGACCTGTGGCCCTGGATCTTCTGCAAAGGTGGAGATACTACTTCTTGAGGAcaatggtgatggtgatgaaAGAAATATGACTCCTGGAAAGTTTGAGAGAAGCATCATTCAAACAGCAGATAAGAAGAGGCCACACTTTTCTCCAAAAAGTGTCGATTATATATTGCTCAAGTACGGTGTTGTGGATTTAAATGATATCAAGTTGGGACACGACAAAGACTGGAGAAGGTCGTGCAGCTGCAGGCTGGGGGCGAGGAGCGCGCAGAATCTTGAAGGAACTACGGTGCAAGAAGCATGGACTGCACCATTTAAGGTCAAAGATAAGCGCGCCAAAC AGTATGTCAAATTTCTCTGTCCATATCTTACTTCTGAAGTTTGGAGATTGAAGGGAATTGACAGGAATGGCAAGCGCCATGATAGgctgaaaaagaaatacattGAAACTGTGCaagattttttgttttggctCCATGTCAATCCTGATGAGCTCCAAAAAACA ATACTACGTGTCAATGGTCGTATATGGGATACAATATTGAGTAATGCTCAGAGCTGCAAAATTGATTGCACAAAGATGTTCTGTCACAAATCCTCAACCGAACCTCAAAGATGTGTTATTTACGATTGTGTGGGAAATCTCAAGGGAGAAATGATGGACTCCCAGTTTGTTGGAATTGATAATCTGTCTGCTGCTAGAAAG GTTGATGCACTCAAGTTGCTGAGATCTGTATTACAAAGAGCCTCTGCGTTATATGACGATGAAAATGAGTTTACATACCCAATCACAAGCACCATCTGTGATTATGAGCCTCTTGGATCAGGAGAAAGGGGAGTGGTATCCAACCCTGATCCTCAATTCACCCCTCTTCATATCTCAG AACTAGGTTCCGAGAGTGCATCAGGTGGTGAGATGGTTGTAGGTTCAAAGGAAATCGCAACATTTTTACGATCTGTATCATATGATGATGAAAATGAGTTtccacacacaaacacaagcACCGTCTGCGAGTATGTGCCTTCGGACCCACTTGGATCAAGAGAAACGGGAGAGGTATCTAACCCAGTTCACCCTTCTTACTGA